In a genomic window of Quercus lobata isolate SW786 chromosome 4, ValleyOak3.0 Primary Assembly, whole genome shotgun sequence:
- the LOC115985028 gene encoding UPF0481 protein At3g47200-like → MEMVPIAATDSHENDHMCKELGIDITIVMDNDLICDESIIDVSAAMEPARWSECCIYRAPGKIRKINKEAYTPKVISIGPFHHGGNEVRDEDSQKELRDMETLKVRKLKEFCDRTGKCQKEIAGIIEKNQDKIRRCYSESFDISKEDFVKMVLLDSTFIMEVLLRADDREKYKDDFIVSNPMVNDNIRLDLILLENQLPFFILKELYEKSYERHSERPIFQLACKYFSRYIEKNPEGEKVEKVKHFTDLIRLSYCPDNLEFNVRKKNPCTATKLYETGVIFKLHEDSLDIHFHKSLSTKTSPCFNFSWLLKCLLGLTGFGCLEHTQPLLKIPRFIIDDDTEGLLRKIMLLEQCHYPFEAFACNHMWILDYLINSKEDVELLIEKNIIYNDLGSNEVIAEMLDTISSIVLIVIGLLDIV, encoded by the coding sequence ATGGAGATGGTGCCTATTGCTGCTACTGATTCACATGAAAATGATCATATGTGCAAAGAGCTGGGCATTGACATTACAATAGTCATGGATAATGATCTTATTTGCGACGAGTCGATCATTGATGTTTCAGCTGCCATGGAGCCAGCCCGGTGGTCTGAGTGCTGCATCTATAGGGCTCCCGGGAAAATtcgcaaaataaataaagaagccTACACTCCAAAGGTAATCTCCATAGGCCCTTTTCACCACGGTGGAAATGAAGTAAGGGATGAGGACAGTCAAAAAGAATTGAGGGATATGGAAACGTTGAAAGTGAGAAAATTAAAGGAATTTTGTGATCGGACTGGGAAATGCCAGAAGGAAATAGCAGGGATCATTGAAAAAAACCAAGATAAGATTCGTCGTTGTTATTCAGAGAGCTTTGATATCAGCAAGGAAGATTTCGTGAAGATGGTTCTATTGGATTCCACCTTTATCATGGAGGTTTTATTGAGGGCTgatgatagagaaaaatataaagacGATTTTATTGTAAGTAATCCAATGGTGAACGACAATATACGACTAGACTTGATATTACTTGAGAATCAACTTCCGTTCTTTATTCTGAAGGAGTTATATGAGAAATCTTATGAAAGACACAGTGAAAGGCCCATTTTTCAGCTTGCCTGCAAATATTTTAGTCGCTATATCGAGAAAAACCCAGAAGGGGAGAAGGTGGAGAAAGTAAAACATTTCACTGATTTGATCAGACTTTCATATTGTCCAGATAATCTCGAATTCAatgtaagaaagaaaaatccatgTACTGCAACAAAGCTGTACGAGACAGGAGTGATATTCAAATTGCATGAAGATTCACTTGACATACACTTCCACAAGTCGCTTTCCACTAAAACAAGTCCATGCTTCAATTTCTCATGGCTCTTAAAATGCCTGCTGGGTTTGACAGGCTTTGGGTGCTTGGAACATACACAACCTTTGTTGAAGATCCCACGCTTCATAATAGATGACGATACTGAAGGCCTTCTCCGAAAGATCATGCTATTGGAGCAATGTCATTATCCATTCGAAGCTTTCGCATGCAATCATATGTGGATATTGGATTATCTTATCAACAGTAAAGAAGATGTGGAGTTGctcattgaaaaaaatattatatataacgATTTAGGTAGCAATGAAGTAATTGCCGAAATG